ACCACCCGTTCACCAGATGTTTGAAAGCAATGCCTATGTGATATGTTCGTTTGTCCCACGCCTCTATGATTATCATCCCTTATCGGTCCCGGCTCCTTATTTCCACACCAATGTTGATTCCGATGAAGTCTTGTATTATGTTGATGGTGATTTCATGAGCAGAAACAATATTCAGAAGGGGCAAATCACTCTTCATCCGATAGGTATTCCGCACGGTCCTCATCCGGGTGCTATCGAAAGAAGTATTGGTGCTGAAAAAACAGAAGAGCTGGCAGTGATGATTGACACTTTCAGGCCATTGAAAATTACACGCCAGGCAATTGAAATTGAAGATAAAAACTATTTTAAAAGTTGGTTAAGCAATTAAATTTATAATTATGACAGATCATATTGATTTTTTACCCATTGATGGTACTGATTATGTTGAATTTTATGTAGGAAATGCCAAACAGGCAGCCTATTATTATCAGGCAGCATTTGGATTTCAGCCGCTTGCATACCGCGGACTCGAAACAGGAGATAAAGAAAAATGCTCATATGTGTTGGTTCAGGGGAAAATCCGCTTCGTACTCACCACTGCATTGACCGATGATTCAGATATTGCCGGGCATGTCAAAAAGCATGGAGACGGAGTAAAAGTGATAGCATTGTGGGTTCCGGATGCAAGAAAATCATTTGAAGAAACCGTAAAAAGAGGTGCAAAACCTTATCTGGAGCCTGTAGTCGAAAAGGATGAGTCTGGAGAAGTTGTTCGTTCCGGCATTCATACTTATGGGGATACCGTCCATATTTTTATTGA
This genomic window from Sphingobacteriales bacterium contains:
- a CDS encoding homogentisate 1,2-dioxygenase — its product is PPVHQMFESNAYVICSFVPRLYDYHPLSVPAPYFHTNVDSDEVLYYVDGDFMSRNNIQKGQITLHPIGIPHGPHPGAIERSIGAEKTEELAVMIDTFRPLKITRQAIEIEDKNYFKSWLSN